One stretch of Prunus persica cultivar Lovell chromosome G1, Prunus_persica_NCBIv2, whole genome shotgun sequence DNA includes these proteins:
- the LOC109946753 gene encoding uncharacterized protein LOC109946753 codes for MGEQNRYNAVGVNDEEAYLDSGFSRSDWNPKITVGQIFSSKKALLTELRLTALRGHFEFKVQFSCTKRLLVVCCQRPCPWRVRASRIGEYSFMIVRCTTVHECDLRFVSDKHRQATAALVATSLKRKLKDCRTIYTPSDIMRDVKHNFGCTIHYSKAWKARELALLSIRGSAEEAYYILPAYCYELERMNPGTKTHIRTDENNHFVYLFMAVGACIRGFRSSMRPVIAVDATHLKSKYKGVMFVANAFDGNRNIYPLAFGIGDLETDASWHWFFTKLHEAIGECPNLVIISDRNVSIENVWNKIFPTAQHGICFYHMKGNMKRTCKLKKRDHILMHFEKAAKSYSIAEFDCHFRKIKRKEHVAQYLEEAGLHKWSRAHMDGRRYNVMTTNIAESINSVLRFARMLPVVHLLGEIVNLLVKWFTERRELALNCTTTLCPNFGEKKLRNRLEDAARMNVVKVNNAQYNVLDGDMDGLVDLTNNSCSCRKFQLEQLPCKHVVAVCRFLKVSVYTKASRYYTRKTWMDAYSDSIYPVQPHGMWDTPEDV; via the coding sequence ATGGGTGAACAAAATCGGTATAATGCAGTCGGtgtaaatgatgaagaagcatATTTGGACAGCGGGTTTTCACGAAGCGATTGGAATCCAAAAATTACAGTTGGGCAAATTTTCTCTAGTAAGAAAGCATTGTTAACGGAGTTACGGTTGACGGCATTAAGAGGCCACTTTGAATTTAAGGTGCAATTCTCTTGCACTAAGAGGTTGCTTGTGGTTTGTTGTCAACGTCCATGCCCATGGCGGGTCCGAGCATCGAGAATTGGAGAATACAGCTTCATGATTGTGAGGTGTACAACTGTCCATGAATGTGATTTGAGGTTCGTAAGTGACAAGCATCGTCAAGCAACCGCAGCACTTGTAGCCACTTCACTTAAAAGGAAGTTGAAGGATTGTCGGACAATATACACACCAAGTGACATTATGAGAGATGTGAAACACAACTTTGGTTGCACCATCCATTATTCGAAAGCTTGGAAAGCAAGGGAGTTAGCTCTATTGTCCATTAGAGGATCAGCGGAGGAGGcatattatatccttccagctTATTGCTATGAATTGGAGCGTATGAATCCCGGCACAAAAACACACATCCGAACTGATGAGAACAATCactttgtgtatttatttatggcgGTTGGCGCATGTATTAGAGGGTTCCGTTCTTCCATGCGCCCAGTGATAGCCGTGGATGCCACTCATTTAAAATCCAAGTACAAGGGTGTTATGTTTGTAGCAAATGCATTCGATGGTAATCGAAATATATATCCTCTTGCTTTtgggatcggggatttggAGACGGATGCATCATGGCATTGGTTTTTCACTAAACTTCATGAAGCCATTGGTGAGTGTCCCAATCTTGTTATTATTTCTGATCGCAATGTTAGCATAGAGAATGTGTGGAACAAAATTTTTCCAACTGCACAACATGGCATATGCTTTTATCATATGAAGGGGAACATGAAACGCACTTGCAAGTTGAAAAAGCGTGATCACATACTTATGCACTTTGAGAAGGCTGCGAAATCTTATTCCATTGCTGAATTTGATTGTCATTTTCGCAAGATAAAGCGAAAGGAACATGTTGCTCAATATCTTGAAGAGGCAGGGTTACATAAGTGGTCTAGAGCTCACATGGATGGACGCCGCTACAATGTAAtgacaacaaatattgcggAGTCAATCAACTCAGTCCTTAGGTTTGCAAGAATGCTGCCAGTGGTTCATTTGCTAGGGGAAATTGTTAATCTCCTTGTGAAATGGTTCACCGAACGTCGTGAGTTGGCTTTGAATTGCACAACAACATTGTGCCCcaattttggagagaagaagtTGAGGAACAGGTTGGAGGATGCTGCAAGGATGAATGTGGTTAAAGTTAATAATGCACAGTATAATGTTTTGGACGGTGATATGGACGGCCTCGTAGATTTGACGAACAACAGTTGTAGTTGTAGAAAGTTTCAGCTTGAGCAGCTACCTTGCAAGCATGTAGTTGCAGTTTGCCGCTTCTTGAAAGTAAGTGTATACACAAAGGCTTCTCGGTATTACACTCGGAAAACCTGGATGGATGCTTATTCGGATAGCATCTACCCGGTACAACCTCACGGAATGTGGGATACTCCTGAAGATGTTTGA
- the LOC109946755 gene encoding DNA repair protein XRCC3 homolog: MTPQNLMLLPLSTPKLSIGCPILDHCLGGGIPCKSITELVGESGSGKTQLCLQLTVRAQLPPSHGGLEGSSVYIFTEFSFPFRRLQQLGNLYHASYPNLIRLEPLEDIYVHGVHDAQELIHVLGDIEAFIAIDHTRLPVKLIVIDSIAALFRSQYQTTPADLKRRSEMFFNISGTLKGLANKFGLALVVTNQVVDFIGPHDGVNGVRLGNLESLDTSGRRVSPALGLAWAHCINSRVFLARHEQSIEVDIRNAPSTSICSQTHRTFHLVFAPHLAYASAEFVIKKEGIVGVSQ, from the coding sequence ATgacaccccaaaacctcatgctCCTTCCTCTTTCAACCCCTAAATTATCCATTGGATGCCCAATACTAGATCACTGCTTGGGGGGTGGGATACCCTGCAAGTCCATAACAGAATTAGTAGGGGAGAGTGGTTCTGGGAAGACGCAGCTTTGTCTCCAACTTACGGTACGAGCTCAGCTCCCACCCTCACATGGCGGACTAGAGGGCTCCTCCGTCTACATATTCACAGAATTCAGCTTCCCATTTCGTCGATTGCAACAACTAGGCAACCTTTATCATGCATCATACCCCAACTTAATAAGGTTGGAGCCATTGGAAGACATATATGTTCATGGTGTTCATGATGCTCAAGAACTCATCCATGTCCTTGGAGACATAGAAGCATTTATTGCCATTGATCACACCCGCCTACCTGTGAAACTCATTGTCATTGATTCCATTGCTGCATTGTTCCGATCACAGTATCAGACAACACCGGCAGATTTGAAACGGCGGTCTGAAATGTTCTTCAACATATCTGGGACATTGAAGGGTTTAGCAAATAAGTTTGGGTTGGCGTTGGTTGTCACCAACCAAGTGGTGGATTTTATTGGGCCACATGATGGAGTGAATGGGGTGAGGTTGGGAAACTTGGAGTCCCTGGACACATCAGGCAGACGGGTGAGTCCAGCTTTGGGATTGGCTTGGGCACATTGCATAAATTCAAGAGTGTTCTTGGCAAGACATGAGCAATCTATTGAGGTTGACATTCGTAATGCTCCTTCAACAAGTATATGCAGTCAAACACACAGGACATTTCACCTTGTATTTGCCCCACATCTGGCCTATGCATCGGCcgaatttgtaataaaaaaagaaggtatagTCGGAGTATCACAGTAA